From Marmota flaviventris isolate mMarFla1 chromosome X, mMarFla1.hap1, whole genome shotgun sequence, the proteins below share one genomic window:
- the Armcx1 gene encoding armadillo repeat-containing X-linked protein 1: protein MGRTREAGCVAAGMVIGAGACYCVYRLTWGKDENEKIWDDDDDDEEEEEEEEEEEEEEEEEEESSDISEIGVEPDKGSKTNIGVRAGTQSPGDIEARPEVNLGPESDPGVKKEAHLGSQSGGGLEAKAKALFNILKEQASAKAGKGVRVGNISGNRTLAPSLPCPGGRGGGCHPTKARAGSRSSGKSKGKSRSKSTRVPATTWPVRRGKFNFPYKIDDILSAPDLQKVLNILERTNDPFIQEVALVTLGNNAAYSFNQNAIRELGGVPIIAKLIKTKDPIIREKTYNALNNLSVNAENQGKIKTYISQVCDDTMVCRLDSAVQMAGLRLLTNMTVTNHYQHLLSYSFPDFFALLFLGNHFTKIQIMKLIINFTENPAMTRELVSCKVPSELISLFNKEWDREILLNILTLFENINDNIKSEGLASSRKEFSRSSLFFLFKESGVCVKKIRALANHSDLVVKVKVLKVLTKL, encoded by the coding sequence ATGGGCAGAACTAGGGAAGCTGGCTGTGTAGCAGCTGGCATGGTCATCGGGGCTGGTGCCTGCTACTGTGTATACAGACTGACCTGGGGAAAAGATGAGAATGAGAAAATctgggatgatgatgatgatgatgaagaagaagaagaagaagaagaagaagaagaagaagaagaagaagaagaagaagaatctagTGACATATCAGAAATTGGGGTGGAGCCTGATAAAGGATCTAAGACTAATATTGGAGTGAGGGCTGGAACCCAATCTCCGGGTGACATAGAGGCCAGGCCTGAGGTAAACTTGGGTCCTGAAAGTGATCCAGGTGTAAAGAAGGAGGCTCACTTGGGATCCCAGAGTGGAGGTGGCCTAGAGGCTAAGGCCAAGGCCCTTTTTAATATCCTGAAGGAACAGGCAAGTGCAAAGGCAGGCAAAGGGGTTAGAGTTGGCAACATCTCTGGAAATAGGACCCTTGCACCGAGTTTGCCCTGCCCAGGAGGCAGGGGTGGAGGCTGCCACCCCACCAAGGCTAGGGCTGGGAGCAGGTCAAGTGGAAAATCCAAGGGAAAGTCACGAAGCAAGAGCACCAGGGTTCCAGCTACAACATGGCCTGTCCGCAGGGGCAAGTTCAACTTTCCCTATAAAATTGATGATATTCTGAGTGCTCCCGACCTTCAAAAGGTCCTTAATATCCTGGAGAGAACAAATGATCCTTTTATTCAAGAAGTAGCCTTGGTCACTCTGGGTAATAATGCGGCATATTCATTTAACCAAAATGCCATACGTGAATTAGGTGGTGTCCCTATTATTGCAAAactgataaaaacaaaagatCCCATTATTAGGGAAAAGACTTACAATGCCCTTAATAACTTGAGTGTGAATGCAGAAAATCAGGGCAAGATTAAGACATACATCAGTCAAGTATGTGATGACACCATGGTCTGTCGCCTGGACTCAGCTGTGCAAATGGCTGGACTAAGACTGTTAACCAACATGACTGTGACTAATCATTACCAACATTTGCTCTCCTATTCTTTTCCAGACTTTTTTGCATTGTTATTCCTGGGAAATCATTTCACCAAGATACAGATTATGAAACTAATTATAAACTTCACTGAAAATCCAGCCATGACAAGAGAGCTGGTCAGTTGTAAAGTACCATCAGAATTGATATCCCTCTTTAATAAAGAATGGGATAGAGAGATTCTTCTTAATATCCTTACCCTTTTTGAGAATATAAATGACAACATAAAAAGCGAGGGGCTTGCATCATCCAGAAAAGAATTCAGCAGAAGTTCACTCTTTTTCTTGTTCAAAGAATCTGGAGTATGTGTTAAGAAAATCAGAGCATTAGCAAATCACAGTGATCTGGTGGTGAAAGTAAAAGTTCTAAAAGTATTAACCAAACTCTAA